In the genome of Oncorhynchus clarkii lewisi isolate Uvic-CL-2024 chromosome 4, UVic_Ocla_1.0, whole genome shotgun sequence, one region contains:
- the LOC139406425 gene encoding MOB kinase activator 2-like isoform X2, translated as MGVLVCCDCFFYRKSKTKPNGKKPPAEEKKQYLEAEFTKVRVVDFDLKELVLLPREIDLNEWLASNTTTFFNLINLQYSTISEFCTGDTCQAMTACNTIYYWYDERGKKTKCTAPQYVDFVMSLVQKLVTEEENFPTKYGKEFPNSFDSLVKKICRYLFHVLAHLYWAHFKETVALDLQGHLNTLYAHFIVFVREFNLVDPKETCIMDDLSEILCAPVPPTPAPAAPSSPNSAPSPSSHNHVTER; from the exons GAAGTCTAAGACGAAGCCCAATGGGAAGAAACCGCCAGCGGAAGAGAAGAAACAGTATCTGGAGGCGGAGTTCACTAAAGTACGCGTGGTCGACTTCGACCTCAAAGAGCTGGTGCTGCTGCCCAGGGAGATAGACCTCAACGAATGGCTCGCCAGTAACA CGACGACCTTCTTCAATCTAATAAACCTGCAGTACAGCACCATCTCAGAGTTCTGTACTGGGGACACCTGTCAAGCCATGACAGCCTGCAACAC AATATACTACTGGTATGACGAGAGGGGGAAGAAGACAAAATGCACTGCCCCTCAGTACGTCGACTTCGTCATGAGTCTGGTGCAGAAGCTGGTCACAGAAGAGGAAAACTTCCCTACCAAATATG GCAAAGAGTTCCCCAACTCGTTTGACTCTTTGGTAAAGAAGATTTGCCGGTACCTCTTCCACGTCCTGGCTCACCTCTACTGGGCTCATTTTAAGGAGACAGTGGCCCTGGACCTGCAGGGTCACTTGAACACTCTGTACGCACATTTCATTGTTTTCGTAAGGGAATTCAACCTGGTCGACCCCAAGGAGACCTGTATCATGGACGACCTGTCCGAAATCCTCTGCGCCCCTGTGCCCCCCACCCCAGCACCCGCCGCCCCTTCCTCCCCTAACTcggccccctccccctcctcacacAACCACGTGACGGAGAGATGA
- the LOC139406425 gene encoding MOB kinase activator 2-like isoform X5, giving the protein MSCCMRKSKTKPNGKKPPAEEKKQYLEAEFTKVRVVDFDLKELVLLPREIDLNEWLASNTTTFFNLINLQYSTISEFCTGDTCQAMTACNTIYYWYDERGKKTKCTAPQYVDFVMSLVQKLVTEEENFPTKYGKEFPNSFDSLVKKICRYLFHVLAHLYWAHFKETVALDLQGHLNTLYAHFIVFVREFNLVDPKETCIMDDLSEILCAPVPPTPAPAAPSSPNSAPSPSSHNHVTER; this is encoded by the exons GAAGTCTAAGACGAAGCCCAATGGGAAGAAACCGCCAGCGGAAGAGAAGAAACAGTATCTGGAGGCGGAGTTCACTAAAGTACGCGTGGTCGACTTCGACCTCAAAGAGCTGGTGCTGCTGCCCAGGGAGATAGACCTCAACGAATGGCTCGCCAGTAACA CGACGACCTTCTTCAATCTAATAAACCTGCAGTACAGCACCATCTCAGAGTTCTGTACTGGGGACACCTGTCAAGCCATGACAGCCTGCAACAC AATATACTACTGGTATGACGAGAGGGGGAAGAAGACAAAATGCACTGCCCCTCAGTACGTCGACTTCGTCATGAGTCTGGTGCAGAAGCTGGTCACAGAAGAGGAAAACTTCCCTACCAAATATG GCAAAGAGTTCCCCAACTCGTTTGACTCTTTGGTAAAGAAGATTTGCCGGTACCTCTTCCACGTCCTGGCTCACCTCTACTGGGCTCATTTTAAGGAGACAGTGGCCCTGGACCTGCAGGGTCACTTGAACACTCTGTACGCACATTTCATTGTTTTCGTAAGGGAATTCAACCTGGTCGACCCCAAGGAGACCTGTATCATGGACGACCTGTCCGAAATCCTCTGCGCCCCTGTGCCCCCCACCCCAGCACCCGCCGCCCCTTCCTCCCCTAACTcggccccctccccctcctcacacAACCACGTGACGGAGAGATGA
- the LOC139406425 gene encoding MOB kinase activator 2-like isoform X4, producing the protein MDWLMGKSKTKPNGKKPPAEEKKQYLEAEFTKVRVVDFDLKELVLLPREIDLNEWLASNTTTFFNLINLQYSTISEFCTGDTCQAMTACNTIYYWYDERGKKTKCTAPQYVDFVMSLVQKLVTEEENFPTKYGKEFPNSFDSLVKKICRYLFHVLAHLYWAHFKETVALDLQGHLNTLYAHFIVFVREFNLVDPKETCIMDDLSEILCAPVPPTPAPAAPSSPNSAPSPSSHNHVTER; encoded by the exons GAAGTCTAAGACGAAGCCCAATGGGAAGAAACCGCCAGCGGAAGAGAAGAAACAGTATCTGGAGGCGGAGTTCACTAAAGTACGCGTGGTCGACTTCGACCTCAAAGAGCTGGTGCTGCTGCCCAGGGAGATAGACCTCAACGAATGGCTCGCCAGTAACA CGACGACCTTCTTCAATCTAATAAACCTGCAGTACAGCACCATCTCAGAGTTCTGTACTGGGGACACCTGTCAAGCCATGACAGCCTGCAACAC AATATACTACTGGTATGACGAGAGGGGGAAGAAGACAAAATGCACTGCCCCTCAGTACGTCGACTTCGTCATGAGTCTGGTGCAGAAGCTGGTCACAGAAGAGGAAAACTTCCCTACCAAATATG GCAAAGAGTTCCCCAACTCGTTTGACTCTTTGGTAAAGAAGATTTGCCGGTACCTCTTCCACGTCCTGGCTCACCTCTACTGGGCTCATTTTAAGGAGACAGTGGCCCTGGACCTGCAGGGTCACTTGAACACTCTGTACGCACATTTCATTGTTTTCGTAAGGGAATTCAACCTGGTCGACCCCAAGGAGACCTGTATCATGGACGACCTGTCCGAAATCCTCTGCGCCCCTGTGCCCCCCACCCCAGCACCCGCCGCCCCTTCCTCCCCTAACTcggccccctccccctcctcacacAACCACGTGACGGAGAGATGA
- the LOC139406423 gene encoding ATP-sensitive inward rectifier potassium channel 11-like — MLSRKGLIPDDYLLTRLAEDVQQPKFKASKARKARFVAKNGTCNVAHTNIREQGRFLQDVFTTLVDLKWLHTLIIFTMSFLCSWLLFAMVWWLIAFAHGDLDQKGDDFVPCVTDIHSFSSAFLFSIEVQVTIGFGGRMVTEECLSAIVVLIIQNIVGLLINAIMLGCIFMKTAQANRRAETLIFSKHAVISIRNNKLCFMIRLGDLRKSMIISATVRMQVVRRTTTSEGEVVPLDQIDIHMDNPVGTNGIFLVVPLIICHVIDKDSPLYELSPLDLQNNEIEVVVVLEGVVETTGITTQARTSYLSEEILWGQRFVPTITEEEGMYAVDYSKFGNTVRVATPSCSAKKLDEKGGIARFKLQEHATPRPSVRRRRLSLRMKQYSTISPLA, encoded by the coding sequence ATGCTTTCCCGAAAAGGACTGATCCCGGACGACTACTTGCTTACCCGCTTGGCTGAGGATGTCCAGCAGCCTAAATTCAAGGCGTCAAAAGCGCGGAAGGCTCGTTTCGTCGCCAAAAACGGAACCTGTAATGTGGCCCACACGAACATTCGCGAACAGGGACGGTTCCTACAGGATGTTTTCACCACTTTAGTGGATCTAAAATGGCTTCACACGCTTATAATTTTCACTATGTCATTTCTGTGCAGCTGGCTGCTGTTTGCAATGGTTTGGTGGCTCATTGCCTTTGCGCACGGCGACCTGGATCAAAAGGGTGACGACTTTGTCCCGTGCGTGACGGACATCCACTCCTTCTCATCTGCGTTCCTTTTCTCCATAGAGGTACAGGTGACCATCGGGTTCGGGGGGCGCATGGTCACAGAGGAATGCTTGTCTGCCATAGTGGTCCTCATCATTCAGAACATCGTGGGCTTGCTGATTAACGCCATAATgctggggtgtatatttatgaAGACGGCCCAGGCCAACCGGCGCGCCGAGACGCTGATCTTCAGCAAGCACGCCGTCATCTCCATCCGAAATAACAAACTGTGCTTTATGATCCGTTTAGGGGACCTGCGGAAGAGCATGATCATCAGTGCCACCGTGCGGATGCAGGTGGTAAGGCGCACCACCACTTCGGAGGGCGAGGTGGTCCCCCTGGACCAGATAGACATTCACATGGACAACCCCGTGGGGACCAACGGTATTTTCCTGGTGGTCCCTCTCATCATATGCCACGTTATTGACAAAGACAGCCCGCTCTACGAGCTATCGCCATTGGATTTACAAAATAATGAAATCGAGGTGGTAGTGGTGCTGGAGGGGGTGGTGGAGACCACGGGGATAACAACCCAGGCCCGGACATCCTACCTGTCTGAGGAGATACTGTGGGGGCAGCGCTTTGTGCCCACTATAACCGAGGAGGAGGGCATGTATGCGGTGGACTATTCTAAATTCGGTAACACAGTTAGAGTAGCGACACCCAGCTGCAGTGCCAAGAAACTGGATGAGAAGGGAGGCATCGCCAGGTTTAAACTGCAAGAGCACGCTACCCCGCGGCCGTCGGTGAGAAGGCGGCGGCTCTCACTACGCATGAAGCAATACAGCACCATCAGCCCACTAGCCTAA
- the LOC139406425 gene encoding MOB kinase activator 2-like isoform X1, whose translation MRFKRNGSYTLNRKSKTKPNGKKPPAEEKKQYLEAEFTKVRVVDFDLKELVLLPREIDLNEWLASNTTTFFNLINLQYSTISEFCTGDTCQAMTACNTIYYWYDERGKKTKCTAPQYVDFVMSLVQKLVTEEENFPTKYGKEFPNSFDSLVKKICRYLFHVLAHLYWAHFKETVALDLQGHLNTLYAHFIVFVREFNLVDPKETCIMDDLSEILCAPVPPTPAPAAPSSPNSAPSPSSHNHVTER comes from the exons GAAGTCTAAGACGAAGCCCAATGGGAAGAAACCGCCAGCGGAAGAGAAGAAACAGTATCTGGAGGCGGAGTTCACTAAAGTACGCGTGGTCGACTTCGACCTCAAAGAGCTGGTGCTGCTGCCCAGGGAGATAGACCTCAACGAATGGCTCGCCAGTAACA CGACGACCTTCTTCAATCTAATAAACCTGCAGTACAGCACCATCTCAGAGTTCTGTACTGGGGACACCTGTCAAGCCATGACAGCCTGCAACAC AATATACTACTGGTATGACGAGAGGGGGAAGAAGACAAAATGCACTGCCCCTCAGTACGTCGACTTCGTCATGAGTCTGGTGCAGAAGCTGGTCACAGAAGAGGAAAACTTCCCTACCAAATATG GCAAAGAGTTCCCCAACTCGTTTGACTCTTTGGTAAAGAAGATTTGCCGGTACCTCTTCCACGTCCTGGCTCACCTCTACTGGGCTCATTTTAAGGAGACAGTGGCCCTGGACCTGCAGGGTCACTTGAACACTCTGTACGCACATTTCATTGTTTTCGTAAGGGAATTCAACCTGGTCGACCCCAAGGAGACCTGTATCATGGACGACCTGTCCGAAATCCTCTGCGCCCCTGTGCCCCCCACCCCAGCACCCGCCGCCCCTTCCTCCCCTAACTcggccccctccccctcctcacacAACCACGTGACGGAGAGATGA